In Rhizobium sp. ZPR4, a genomic segment contains:
- the mutS gene encoding DNA mismatch repair protein MutS yields MNERINASIDAFSAAELASEESRASATPMMEQYIEIKANNPGSLLFYRMGDFYELFFEDAIDASRALGITLTKRGQHMGQDIPMCGVPVHAADDYLQKLIALGFRVAVCEQVEDPAEAKKRGGKSVVRRDVVRLVTPGTITEEKLLSPSESNYLMTLTRIRGGAEPQLALAWIDISTGVFRLAETEASRLLADILRIDPRELILPDTMFHDPELKPVFDILGRTAVPQPAVLFDSASAEGRITRYFGVSTLDGFGTFSRAELAAAAAAIAYVEKTQLAERPPLGLPERESGASTLFIDPATRANLELVRTLSGDRNGSLLKAIDRTVTGGGARLLAERLMSPLTDPARINERLDSIGFLAEEPSLSTDLRAALKHVPDMPRALSRLALDRGGPRDLWAIRQGLAAATDVARMLGAALLPDELKAALAGLSALPADLEAMLAETLADELPLLKRDGGFLREGANAELDEVRALRDQSRRVIAGLQLQYADETGIKSLKIKHNNVLGYFIEVTAGNAGPMTDTSEAKARFIHRQTMANAMRFTTTELADLESRIANAADKALAIELEAFDRMVAAVVAAAEAIKAGARALSVIDVAAGLALLAEEQAYCRPVVDGSRMFAIEGGRHPVVEQALRRQAGGPFVANNCDLSPKSDGKDGAIWLLTGPNMGGKSTFLRQNALIAILAQMGSFVPAASAHIGIVDRLFSRVGASDDLARGRSTFMVEMVETAAILNQATERSLVILDEIGRGTATFDGLSIAWAAVEHLHEANRCRGLFATHFHELTVLSEKLGRLSNATMRVKEWDGDVIFLHEVGPGAADRSYGIQVARLAGLPASVVARARDVLTRLEDADRKNPASQLIDDLPLFQVAVRREEAIGRREPSKVEERLKTLDLDDLTPRAALDVLYELKKTLTKTG; encoded by the coding sequence GTGAACGAACGTATTAACGCCAGCATCGATGCCTTCTCGGCCGCCGAGCTTGCCTCGGAGGAAAGCCGTGCCTCGGCTACTCCGATGATGGAGCAATATATCGAGATCAAAGCGAACAATCCCGGTTCGTTGCTGTTCTACCGCATGGGCGACTTCTACGAATTGTTCTTCGAAGACGCCATCGATGCCTCGCGCGCGCTCGGCATCACGCTGACGAAGCGCGGCCAGCACATGGGGCAGGATATCCCGATGTGCGGCGTGCCCGTTCATGCGGCCGACGATTATCTGCAGAAGCTGATCGCGCTTGGCTTCCGGGTCGCCGTCTGCGAGCAGGTGGAAGATCCGGCGGAGGCGAAGAAGCGCGGCGGCAAGTCGGTGGTGCGGCGCGATGTCGTGCGCCTGGTGACGCCGGGCACGATCACCGAAGAAAAGCTGCTTTCGCCTTCGGAATCCAATTATCTGATGACGCTGACCCGCATTCGCGGCGGCGCCGAACCACAGCTGGCGCTTGCCTGGATCGATATCTCGACAGGCGTCTTCCGCCTTGCCGAGACGGAAGCGTCAAGGCTGCTCGCCGATATCCTGCGCATCGATCCGAGAGAGCTGATCCTGCCGGATACGATGTTCCACGATCCGGAACTGAAGCCGGTTTTCGACATTCTCGGCCGCACTGCCGTTCCGCAGCCTGCCGTGCTCTTCGACAGCGCCAGCGCCGAGGGGCGCATTACCCGCTATTTCGGCGTCTCGACGCTCGATGGTTTCGGCACCTTCAGCCGGGCCGAGCTTGCCGCCGCCGCCGCCGCCATCGCCTATGTCGAGAAGACCCAGCTTGCCGAGCGCCCGCCGCTCGGGCTTCCGGAGCGCGAAAGCGGCGCTTCGACGCTCTTCATCGATCCCGCCACGCGCGCCAATCTCGAACTGGTGCGCACGCTCTCCGGCGATCGCAACGGCTCGTTGCTGAAGGCGATCGATCGCACCGTGACCGGCGGCGGTGCCCGACTTCTCGCCGAACGGCTGATGTCGCCACTCACCGATCCCGCTCGCATCAACGAGCGTTTGGATTCGATCGGCTTCCTGGCGGAGGAGCCGTCGCTCTCAACCGATCTGCGTGCGGCGCTGAAGCATGTGCCCGACATGCCGCGCGCCCTGTCGCGCCTTGCGCTCGACCGTGGCGGCCCGCGCGATCTCTGGGCGATCCGTCAGGGATTGGCAGCCGCAACCGACGTTGCCCGCATGCTCGGGGCAGCGCTTCTGCCTGATGAGCTGAAGGCAGCCCTTGCCGGGCTCAGCGCCTTGCCCGCCGATCTTGAAGCCATGCTTGCCGAGACCCTTGCCGATGAATTGCCACTGCTGAAGCGGGACGGCGGTTTCCTAAGGGAGGGCGCTAATGCCGAGCTGGACGAAGTGCGGGCACTCCGCGACCAGTCGCGCCGTGTCATCGCCGGCCTGCAGCTGCAATATGCCGATGAGACCGGCATCAAGTCGCTGAAGATCAAGCATAACAATGTGCTTGGCTATTTCATCGAGGTTACCGCCGGCAATGCCGGTCCGATGACGGATACGAGCGAGGCCAAGGCGCGCTTCATTCACCGCCAGACCATGGCAAATGCCATGCGCTTCACCACGACCGAGCTTGCCGATCTCGAAAGCCGCATCGCCAATGCCGCCGACAAGGCGCTGGCGATCGAGCTGGAGGCCTTCGACCGCATGGTGGCAGCTGTGGTCGCTGCTGCCGAAGCGATCAAGGCCGGTGCCCGTGCGCTGTCGGTGATCGATGTCGCGGCCGGGCTTGCCCTGCTTGCCGAGGAGCAGGCCTATTGCCGGCCCGTCGTCGATGGCAGCCGTATGTTCGCCATCGAAGGCGGCCGCCATCCTGTCGTTGAACAGGCGCTCCGTCGTCAGGCCGGCGGTCCCTTTGTTGCCAACAACTGCGATCTTTCGCCCAAATCCGACGGCAAGGATGGCGCGATCTGGCTGCTGACCGGTCCGAACATGGGCGGTAAGTCCACCTTCCTGCGCCAGAACGCGCTGATCGCCATTCTCGCGCAGATGGGTTCTTTCGTTCCGGCGGCATCGGCTCACATCGGCATCGTCGATCGCCTGTTCTCGCGCGTCGGCGCTTCCGACGATCTCGCCCGCGGCCGCTCGACCTTCATGGTCGAAATGGTCGAGACGGCGGCGATCCTCAATCAGGCGACAGAACGCTCGCTCGTCATCCTCGACGAGATCGGGCGTGGCACCGCGACCTTCGATGGCCTTTCCATCGCCTGGGCTGCCGTCGAGCATCTGCATGAAGCCAACCGCTGCCGTGGCCTCTTTGCCACGCATTTCCATGAGCTGACCGTTCTGTCGGAAAAGCTTGGCCGGCTCTCCAATGCCACCATGCGCGTTAAGGAATGGGATGGCGACGTCATCTTCCTGCACGAGGTCGGGCCGGGCGCTGCGGATCGTTCCTACGGCATTCAGGTGGCGCGGCTTGCAGGTCTGCCGGCTTCGGTGGTAGCGCGTGCCCGCGACGTTCTGACGCGGCTCGAAGATGCCGACCGCAAGAATCCGGCAAGCCAGCTCATCGATGATCTGCCTCTCTTCCAGGTGGCCGTGCGCCGCGAGGAAGCCATTGGCCGGCGCGAGCCGTCCAAGGTCGAGGAGCGGTTGAAAACGCTTGACCTCGACGATCTGACGCCACGAGCCGCGCTTGATGTGCTTTATGAACTGAAGAAAACGCTTACCAAGACCGGTTGA
- a CDS encoding adenylate/guanylate cyclase domain-containing protein, with protein MSEAQVLFGVLRHSAQPDIVDAIERLVLEAPDRKLNRVNALAFAASHGFEEEQTVNAFLHASRLGLFEMSWNVLCPGCGGVLDANTSLKTVQSETYNCTLCAAGYEPTLDEMVEVTFTVSPRVRHIEAHNPHDLPPLEYFRQIYWGSGVDLPDEGYEEKVDQFVLESLELPPGEKAVISLQLPAEFTIIFEPVTHAAQFLDVKGEPSKERQALSLVFDRMHRHSEAIELRPGPLRIQMENHTDLRVLPSICVANEALHTLLGQRRPFLTAKHLLSNQTFRDIYRTDTIDIDQRLKITSLTFLFTDLRGSTELYERVGDLAAFDLVKTHFGILHEIVAAEAGAVVKTIGDAVMATFPTPDRALIAAMRMREAMLSLNNERGNDDLLLKIGIHEGPCIAVSLNERQDYFGQTVNIASRVQHLATSREIFATSSVLDHPRAAELMMRRGLTPQSHHVALRGITDAIDIFAIP; from the coding sequence ATGAGTGAAGCTCAGGTCCTTTTCGGAGTGCTGCGCCATTCAGCGCAGCCGGATATTGTCGATGCTATCGAGCGGCTCGTCCTTGAGGCACCCGACCGCAAGCTTAACCGTGTGAATGCACTCGCCTTCGCGGCCAGCCACGGCTTTGAGGAAGAACAGACCGTCAATGCTTTCCTGCACGCATCGCGCCTCGGCCTGTTCGAAATGTCGTGGAATGTTCTTTGCCCGGGCTGCGGCGGGGTGCTGGATGCCAATACCTCCCTGAAAACCGTGCAAAGCGAAACCTATAACTGCACGCTTTGCGCAGCTGGCTACGAGCCGACGCTCGACGAGATGGTCGAAGTCACCTTCACCGTCAGCCCGCGCGTTCGCCATATCGAGGCGCATAATCCGCACGACCTGCCGCCGCTTGAATATTTCCGCCAGATCTATTGGGGCTCTGGTGTCGATCTTCCCGATGAGGGCTATGAAGAGAAGGTCGATCAGTTCGTGCTGGAATCGCTCGAGCTGCCACCCGGCGAGAAAGCCGTCATATCGCTTCAATTGCCGGCGGAATTCACCATCATCTTCGAGCCTGTCACGCATGCCGCACAATTCCTCGATGTGAAGGGCGAGCCATCGAAGGAGCGGCAGGCCCTGTCGCTCGTTTTCGATCGCATGCACCGACACAGCGAGGCCATCGAATTGCGGCCCGGCCCGCTGCGCATCCAGATGGAGAACCACACTGACCTTCGCGTGCTGCCATCGATCTGCGTGGCCAACGAGGCTCTTCACACGCTGCTTGGACAACGCCGGCCATTTCTGACCGCCAAGCACCTGCTCTCCAACCAGACCTTCCGTGACATCTACCGCACGGACACGATCGACATCGACCAGCGACTGAAGATCACCAGCCTCACTTTTCTGTTCACCGATCTGCGCGGTTCGACGGAATTATACGAAAGGGTTGGCGATCTCGCAGCCTTCGATCTGGTCAAGACCCATTTTGGCATCCTGCACGAAATCGTCGCGGCCGAGGCGGGTGCGGTCGTCAAGACCATCGGCGACGCCGTCATGGCCACCTTCCCGACGCCCGATCGGGCGTTGATCGCGGCGATGCGGATGCGTGAGGCCATGCTCAGCCTCAACAATGAGCGCGGCAACGACGATCTTCTTCTGAAAATCGGCATCCACGAGGGGCCATGCATCGCGGTGAGCCTGAACGAACGGCAGGATTATTTCGGACAGACGGTCAATATCGCGTCCCGCGTCCAGCATCTCGCTACATCACGCGAAATATTCGCGACCAGCTCGGTGCTCGATCATCCGCGCGCCGCCGAACTGATGATGAGGCGCGGCCTGACGCCGCAATCGCATCATGTCGCGCTTCGCGGCATCACCGACGCAATCGATATTTTTGCGATCCCATAG
- a CDS encoding GNAT family N-acetyltransferase, with translation MSIEILNREAQGEMVQSSKATVEPVASDVLGRIGNLETRLARTAREIDAAQAVRYRVFVEEMNAQLPADAMRRQRDVDSWDEICDHLLVLDRSLEGDPEDQIVGTYRLLRQEVAMANGGFYSSSEFDIDALLARHPDKRFMELGRSCVLPNYRNKRTVELLWQGNWAYALKHGMGAMIGCASFPGVLPEQHALALSFLYHNVVAKDDWAVGALPSLARTMDLMPVEAVNPKKALMAMPPLIKGYLRLGAMVGSTAVVDQAFNTTDVLIVLPIASISDRYVNYYGADAGRFAS, from the coding sequence ATGTCCATCGAAATTTTGAATCGCGAAGCTCAGGGCGAAATGGTTCAGTCTTCAAAGGCAACGGTTGAGCCGGTTGCCAGCGATGTGCTCGGACGCATCGGAAATCTCGAAACGCGCCTTGCCCGCACGGCGCGCGAAATCGATGCCGCTCAGGCCGTACGCTACCGCGTTTTCGTCGAGGAGATGAACGCGCAACTGCCGGCCGACGCTATGCGTCGTCAGCGCGACGTCGACAGCTGGGATGAGATTTGTGACCATCTTCTGGTGCTGGACCGCTCGCTTGAGGGTGATCCGGAAGACCAGATCGTCGGCACCTATCGCCTGCTGCGCCAGGAAGTGGCCATGGCCAATGGCGGCTTCTATTCCTCATCGGAATTCGACATCGACGCGCTGCTCGCCCGTCATCCCGACAAGCGTTTCATGGAGCTCGGTCGCTCCTGCGTGCTGCCGAATTACCGCAACAAGCGCACGGTCGAGCTGCTGTGGCAGGGCAATTGGGCCTATGCGCTGAAGCACGGCATGGGCGCGATGATCGGTTGCGCCTCCTTCCCCGGTGTCCTGCCGGAACAGCACGCGCTGGCTCTGTCCTTCCTCTATCACAATGTTGTCGCCAAGGATGATTGGGCCGTCGGTGCCCTGCCGTCGCTCGCGCGCACCATGGACTTGATGCCGGTCGAGGCCGTTAATCCGAAAAAAGCGCTGATGGCGATGCCGCCCTTGATCAAGGGCTATCTGCGTCTCGGCGCCATGGTCGGTTCGACGGCCGTGGTCGATCAGGCCTTCAACACGACGGACGTCCTGATCGTCCTGCCGATCGCCAGCATTTCCGACCGCTACGTCAATTACTATGGCGCGGATGCCGGTCGCTTTGCCAGCTGA
- a CDS encoding NADP-dependent malic enzyme yields MADSKSKSRPGTGITDQEALDFHKNGRPGKLEINPTKPMATQRDLSLAYSPGVAVPVKAIAADPATAYDYTSRGNMVAVISNGTAILGLGNLGALASKPVMEGKSVLFKRFADVDSIDLEIDTENVDEFINCVRYLGPSFGGINLEDIKAPDCFIIEQRLRELMDIPVFHDDQHGTAIIAAAGLINALELTGRDLKTTKLVCNGAGAAAIACIELIKAMGFNPENIVLCDTKGVIYQGRSEGMNQWKSAHAVKTDKRTLAEAMKGADVVFGLSQKDAFSEDMIRSMADRPIIFAMANPDPEITPEEVARIRDDAIMATGRSDYPNQVNNVLGFPYIFRGALDVRATTINDEMKIAAVNALASLAREDVPDDVVAAYQGARPRFGAQYIIPVPFDPRLISAIPVAVAKAAIESGVARRDMPDMDAYARELSARRDPIASTLSQLYERVRRYQKRIVFAEAEEEQVMRAALSYANQGLGTAILLGREDLIEATAERAGIDLNRPGLEIVNARISKRGDAYIDYLYARLQRQGYLHRDVTRLIHNDRNHFAACMVALGDADGMVTGVTRNYSTALGDVRRCIDAKPGHRVIGISIVLARGRTVFVADTAVHDMPTSEELADIAEEAAGFARRMGYEPRVAMLAYSTFGHPSGERSERVREAVDILDKRHVNFEFDGEMSADVALNRKIMESLYPFSRLSGPANVLVMPAFHSAAISTKMLQELGGSTVIGPLLVGLDKPVQITSMGAKDSDIVNMAAIAAYGAGS; encoded by the coding sequence ATGGCTGACAGCAAGAGCAAGTCGCGTCCGGGAACGGGGATCACCGATCAGGAAGCACTGGACTTCCACAAGAACGGCCGCCCCGGCAAGCTTGAGATCAACCCGACCAAGCCGATGGCGACCCAGCGTGATCTTTCCCTTGCCTATTCGCCAGGCGTCGCCGTTCCCGTGAAGGCGATCGCCGCCGATCCGGCCACCGCCTACGACTATACTTCGCGCGGCAACATGGTCGCCGTCATCTCCAACGGCACGGCCATTCTCGGCCTCGGCAATCTCGGGGCTCTCGCCTCCAAGCCGGTCATGGAAGGCAAGTCGGTCCTCTTCAAGCGCTTCGCCGACGTCGATTCGATCGATCTCGAGATCGACACCGAGAATGTCGACGAATTCATCAATTGCGTGCGCTATCTCGGCCCCTCCTTCGGTGGCATCAATCTGGAAGATATCAAGGCGCCCGACTGCTTCATCATCGAGCAGCGGCTGCGTGAGCTCATGGATATCCCGGTGTTCCATGACGATCAGCACGGCACCGCCATCATCGCCGCCGCCGGTCTCATCAACGCGCTGGAACTGACCGGCCGCGACCTGAAGACCACCAAGCTCGTCTGCAATGGTGCGGGCGCCGCCGCCATCGCCTGTATCGAACTCATCAAGGCCATGGGCTTCAACCCGGAAAACATCGTCCTTTGCGATACAAAGGGCGTGATCTACCAGGGCCGCAGCGAGGGCATGAACCAGTGGAAGTCGGCGCACGCGGTCAAGACCGACAAGCGCACGCTGGCGGAAGCGATGAAGGGTGCCGACGTCGTATTCGGCCTGTCGCAGAAGGACGCCTTCTCGGAAGACATGATCCGCTCGATGGCGGACAGGCCGATCATCTTCGCCATGGCCAATCCCGATCCGGAAATCACGCCGGAGGAAGTCGCCCGCATCCGCGACGACGCGATCATGGCGACGGGCCGCTCGGACTATCCGAACCAGGTCAACAACGTTCTCGGCTTCCCTTACATCTTCCGTGGCGCGCTCGATGTTCGCGCCACCACCATCAACGACGAGATGAAGATCGCCGCCGTCAACGCGCTGGCAAGCCTGGCGCGCGAGGATGTGCCCGACGACGTCGTGGCCGCCTATCAGGGTGCGCGGCCGCGTTTCGGCGCGCAATACATCATCCCCGTGCCGTTTGATCCGCGTCTGATCTCGGCAATCCCGGTGGCCGTTGCCAAGGCGGCGATCGAAAGCGGCGTCGCCCGCCGCGACATGCCTGACATGGATGCCTATGCCCGCGAACTCTCCGCGCGGCGCGATCCGATCGCCTCGACGCTGTCACAGCTCTACGAGCGCGTGCGCCGGTACCAGAAGCGCATCGTCTTCGCCGAAGCGGAAGAAGAACAGGTGATGCGCGCCGCCCTCTCCTATGCCAACCAGGGGCTTGGCACAGCCATCCTGCTCGGCCGCGAGGATCTGATCGAGGCCACGGCCGAGCGCGCGGGCATCGATCTCAATCGCCCAGGTCTCGAGATCGTCAACGCCCGCATTTCCAAGCGGGGCGATGCCTATATCGACTATCTCTATGCGCGACTGCAGCGCCAGGGCTACCTGCATCGCGATGTAACGCGCCTGATCCACAATGACCGCAATCACTTCGCCGCCTGCATGGTGGCGCTGGGAGACGCGGACGGCATGGTGACGGGCGTCACCCGCAACTATTCGACGGCACTTGGCGACGTCCGTCGCTGCATCGACGCCAAGCCGGGGCATCGGGTCATCGGCATATCGATCGTGCTTGCCCGGGGCCGCACGGTCTTTGTCGCCGATACCGCCGTGCATGACATGCCGACCTCCGAAGAACTGGCCGATATCGCCGAGGAAGCCGCCGGCTTCGCCCGCCGCATGGGCTATGAGCCGCGCGTCGCCATGCTCGCCTACTCCACCTTCGGCCACCCCTCGGGCGAACGCTCGGAGAGGGTGCGCGAAGCCGTCGATATCCTCGACAAGCGCCATGTGAATTTCGAGTTCGACGGCGAAATGTCAGCCGACGTCGCGCTAAACCGCAAGATCATGGAGAGCCTCTATCCCTTCTCGCGGCTGTCGGGGCCCGCAAACGTGCTCGTCATGCCCGCCTTCCACTCCGCGGCGATCTCCACCAAGATGCTGCAGGAACTCGGCGGCTCCACGGTGATCGGGCCGCTGCTCGTCGGCCTCGACAAGCCGGTGCAGATCACATCGATGGGTGCCAAGGATTCCGATATCGTCAACATGGCCGCCATCGCGGCCTATGGTGCTGGATCGTAG
- a CDS encoding ATP-binding protein, producing MSTLADLQEKLATAAVHDQAEAIERPAADESSPAKSTAPHEAGQQSASPTRTWWLQGHWLNGGGLVAGAVFLAIGFAGGPLALVGFLGLAALALAAVGIVKTRGVAREAETIAADFSESDHDRLWEHKESTSLLATVHDALGDIAVTRSIDRRILHANATFSRLTGRSHPEGLTLEEAGLVFRAVTDAKHQDAEIATPEGRRIFAWHDVMFRDATTGQLCIQSIARDVTEERQTARLREDARLKAEYNSAAKSRLLATVSHEIRTPLSGILGMNHLLAQTPLTLEQANYLTGIRQSGHALVQLVEDLLDFSTIEVGRFQLHPRQEALRPLLEGVIEMLAHRAHEKGIEIAASVAADVPESLEFDPARLRQILFNVIGNAVKFTQTGGVLVRVDLQERDLTISVRDSGPGMTEEEQARVFGEFEQAGTTVERSAGTGLGLAISARILREFGGGLSVASERGKGSEFVISFPVGLTAGEDGYDRRNTMLRGSRILLLAPEGAASTAIMRTIQTLGGHCRLIGPGDMDDLLPSFPMGDGGVWTDLIVDHRMAPWYFSEGNALAVPRLRKIFLVNPEERNTHPLDLFDAWLIRPLREQSLIDVLRGRMRGMEKREALIEAVSEIGITTPEAEEDRALDILLGEDDPVNAMLVRAMLSKAGHRVRLVEDFDGLRARTEDAEARPEVLVTDFNMPGGTGAAVLAQLRAHERRHGLPPLPIIVLTADSRDSIRRQALLAGADAVIVKPVDPEKLTTVLRGLSRSVFERA from the coding sequence ATGAGCACTCTGGCAGATTTGCAGGAAAAGCTTGCCACGGCGGCAGTTCACGACCAAGCGGAAGCGATCGAAAGGCCGGCCGCTGACGAGTCGTCGCCTGCAAAATCGACCGCACCGCATGAGGCAGGCCAGCAATCGGCGTCGCCCACGCGGACCTGGTGGCTGCAAGGCCATTGGCTGAATGGCGGCGGTCTCGTGGCAGGGGCGGTTTTTCTTGCGATCGGCTTTGCCGGAGGTCCTCTGGCGCTTGTGGGCTTTCTTGGCCTCGCAGCCCTTGCGCTCGCAGCCGTCGGCATCGTCAAAACCCGAGGCGTCGCGCGCGAGGCAGAGACTATCGCCGCCGATTTCAGCGAGAGCGATCACGATCGCCTTTGGGAGCACAAGGAAAGCACCAGCCTCCTTGCCACCGTCCACGATGCGCTCGGGGACATCGCGGTCACGCGCAGCATTGACCGCCGGATTCTGCACGCCAACGCCACCTTCAGCAGATTGACCGGCAGGTCGCATCCAGAGGGCCTGACGCTGGAAGAGGCCGGCCTCGTATTCCGCGCCGTCACCGATGCAAAGCATCAGGATGCGGAAATCGCGACACCCGAGGGCCGACGCATTTTTGCCTGGCACGATGTCATGTTCCGCGATGCGACGACCGGGCAATTATGCATACAGAGCATCGCGCGCGATGTGACCGAAGAGCGGCAGACGGCCCGCCTGCGCGAAGATGCCAGGCTGAAAGCCGAATATAACAGCGCCGCCAAATCGCGCCTGCTTGCCACCGTCAGCCATGAGATCCGCACCCCACTGTCGGGTATTCTCGGCATGAACCATCTGCTTGCTCAGACGCCGTTGACCTTGGAGCAGGCAAATTACCTGACCGGTATTCGCCAATCGGGTCATGCGCTGGTGCAGCTGGTCGAAGATCTCCTCGATTTCTCCACGATCGAAGTCGGTCGCTTCCAGTTGCATCCGCGCCAGGAGGCTTTGCGGCCACTGCTGGAAGGCGTCATCGAGATGCTCGCTCATCGCGCCCACGAAAAGGGCATTGAAATCGCCGCGAGCGTTGCGGCGGATGTTCCCGAGAGCTTGGAATTCGATCCCGCACGTCTGCGCCAGATCCTGTTCAACGTCATCGGCAATGCGGTGAAGTTCACCCAGACCGGCGGCGTTCTAGTCCGCGTCGACCTCCAGGAGCGGGACTTGACGATATCGGTGCGGGATAGCGGTCCCGGCATGACCGAGGAAGAACAGGCCCGCGTCTTCGGCGAGTTCGAGCAGGCCGGCACCACGGTGGAAAGAAGCGCCGGCACTGGCCTTGGCCTTGCGATCTCCGCCCGCATCCTGCGCGAATTCGGTGGCGGGCTCAGCGTTGCCAGTGAGCGCGGCAAGGGCAGCGAGTTCGTCATCTCCTTCCCGGTCGGCCTGACTGCCGGAGAGGACGGATACGATCGGCGCAATACCATGCTCAGGGGATCCCGTATCCTGCTGCTGGCGCCTGAGGGGGCAGCAAGCACGGCCATCATGCGAACCATCCAGACGCTTGGCGGCCATTGCCGGCTGATCGGCCCCGGCGACATGGATGATCTGCTGCCCTCGTTCCCGATGGGTGACGGCGGGGTCTGGACGGATCTCATCGTCGACCATCGCATGGCGCCCTGGTACTTCAGCGAGGGAAATGCGCTTGCGGTGCCGAGGTTGCGCAAGATCTTCCTGGTCAATCCCGAGGAGCGTAATACCCATCCGCTCGATCTCTTCGACGCCTGGCTCATCCGGCCGCTGCGCGAGCAATCGCTGATCGATGTGCTGAGAGGCCGCATGCGCGGCATGGAAAAGCGCGAAGCCTTGATCGAAGCCGTCTCCGAGATCGGCATTACGACGCCCGAGGCGGAGGAAGACCGCGCGCTCGATATCCTGTTGGGCGAGGATGACCCGGTCAATGCGATGCTGGTTCGGGCGATGCTCTCCAAGGCCGGTCACAGGGTTCGCCTCGTCGAGGATTTCGATGGCCTTCGAGCCCGCACCGAAGACGCCGAAGCGCGACCGGAGGTGCTGGTGACGGATTTCAATATGCCCGGCGGCACGGGTGCGGCTGTCCTTGCGCAATTGCGGGCTCATGAGCGCAGGCATGGCCTGCCGCCGCTGCCGATCATCGTCCTGACTGCGGACAGCCGCGATTCGATCCGCCGTCAGGCGCTTCTGGCGGGCGCCGATGCCGTCATCGTCAAGCCGGTCGATCCCGAAAAGCTGACAACGGTGTTGCGGGGACTGTCGAGATCGGTTTTCGAGCGCGCTTGA